Proteins encoded by one window of Pyxidicoccus trucidator:
- a CDS encoding helix-turn-helix domain-containing protein has product MYAKLSQQIGTNVRAARHRVGLSQAQVAEAIHVPTLVFSRLERGRLLPSLPTLVGLCGVLRVPVDLILGGKALEVPAPDGSGQ; this is encoded by the coding sequence ATGTACGCGAAGCTCTCCCAGCAGATCGGAACCAATGTCCGCGCCGCCCGGCATCGGGTGGGCCTCTCGCAGGCACAGGTGGCCGAGGCCATCCACGTGCCGACACTGGTGTTCAGCCGCCTGGAGCGCGGCAGGTTGCTGCCCAGCCTCCCCACGCTGGTGGGCCTGTGCGGTGTCCTCCGTGTCCCCGTGGACCTCATCCTGGGCGGCAAGGCCCTGGAGGTTCCCGCCCCCGATGGGTCTGGCCAATAG